Proteins found in one Pontibacter sp. SGAir0037 genomic segment:
- a CDS encoding SdiA-regulated domain-containing protein — protein MQQPETSANVAVTYLSIYPAAKGLTLLQQTSKGSLAQPVAHWELPPELREVSGIALVQDNVMACIQDEEGIIFLYDLEKKNITQKIPFAQPGDYEEIVIVGQTAYVLRSDGVILEVSDFRNGNPKTKSYTSVLAPTQDTEGLAYDKKANRLLIACKGYDEKLGHYKGVYAFSLSGKKMQASPLLKISLEQPELAHNPKKHKNLYDVLQPSSLEVHPITGELYLLDAKNYYLITLDNDGSIKKKVVLDKAQLRQAEGLTFNSKGEMFISSEGSKKGKAVILKYSSGI, from the coding sequence ATGCAACAGCCTGAAACGTCGGCTAACGTTGCTGTTACTTACCTGAGCATTTATCCGGCGGCTAAAGGTTTGACTTTGCTGCAGCAAACCTCCAAAGGAAGTCTAGCACAACCTGTAGCACACTGGGAACTGCCACCTGAATTGCGGGAAGTATCTGGTATTGCGCTGGTGCAGGATAATGTAATGGCCTGCATCCAGGATGAAGAAGGGATTATTTTTCTTTACGATCTTGAAAAGAAAAACATAACGCAAAAGATTCCCTTTGCACAACCCGGAGACTATGAAGAGATTGTAATTGTAGGCCAGACGGCTTATGTATTGAGAAGCGACGGAGTTATTCTTGAAGTGTCAGATTTCAGAAACGGTAACCCGAAAACAAAATCCTATACTTCTGTTCTGGCTCCTACACAAGATACAGAAGGCCTTGCCTACGATAAAAAAGCCAATAGATTACTGATAGCCTGCAAAGGGTACGACGAGAAACTGGGCCACTATAAAGGGGTCTATGCTTTTTCTTTATCAGGCAAAAAGATGCAAGCTTCTCCGCTGCTAAAAATTTCATTGGAGCAGCCAGAACTCGCTCATAACCCCAAAAAACATAAGAACCTTTATGATGTGCTACAGCCGTCGTCACTGGAAGTGCATCCTATAACAGGAGAATTATACCTTCTGGATGCTAAGAATTATTACCTGATAACCTTGGACAATGATGGAAGCATTAAAAAGAAAGTTGTGTTGGATAAAGCCCAGTTACGACAAGCCGAAGGCTTAACGTTTAACAGCAAAGGGGAAATGTTTATTTCGAGCGAGGGTAGCAAAAAAGGAAAAGCGGTTATCTTAAAGTATTCCTCAGGTATTTAG
- a CDS encoding ABC transporter permease: protein MFRNYFKTAYRSLYRHKGFTFINIAGLALGLTACLLIGLFVYDELQYDKFLPEGDRVYRVYNDMSAKDAGEVMVSVPPMFGTTLEQSIPEVETVVRILMLQFDANNLVEVGEKNIYEKGRFFSDPGFFEIFQLPFIYGTPDKALADPSSIVISDKFALRAFGEINPVGKEVTVNKLPYIVRGVFSTTERFHLPVNFVFSLKAAELPAERMKNWGWQQFYTYVKLKKGADPALAQAKFREIVKQQIDPDRHEPYKYLPFLQPLNEVYLYSANFKFDQSIKGNITYVRALGIIAFFILLIACFNFVNLATAKSMQRAKEVGVRKAIGASRGQLIFQFIGETVLLTLISVIFSAALTSLILPSLNAFTGKEMQFNVFTTPAILLLLLLLTLVVGILAGFYPALVLSGFKPVKVLKSSVVVDAKAGKIQWLRHGLIVVQFALSIFLIICASIVHRQVSYLHNKDLGFNKEQIMFFTMRGENMFENYETFKGEILKGTGIKDVSIGYGFPGDATAGDGVIVPKEGEKEHQPVSMLMVDFDYINTLDIKVVAGRPFSREFKTDADHGFMLNETAVRKLGYGTPEKALGQTLYWPTWDNPDSLKEGKVIGVVKDFHFKSLYDEMDPTVLQIYSGANIKVAVKMEPVNISGAIDHVKTVWSKFSPDYPIEYIFMDENFEKMYKAEDKLKSLLTIFTAIAIFVACLGLFGLAAYSAERRKKEIGIRKVLGAETSSIVTLLSKDFLKLVLVAALIAFPLAWYAMQQWLQDFAYRIDIPVWIFAFAALVAAVLAFITISYQAVKAATTNPVLNLRME, encoded by the coding sequence ATGTTTAGAAACTATTTCAAAACAGCCTACCGAAGCCTCTATCGCCACAAGGGATTTACCTTCATTAATATAGCAGGTCTTGCTTTGGGCTTAACAGCATGCCTGCTAATTGGCTTATTTGTGTATGACGAATTACAGTACGACAAATTTTTGCCGGAAGGAGACAGGGTATACCGGGTTTACAACGACATGTCAGCAAAAGATGCGGGAGAGGTGATGGTTTCGGTACCACCCATGTTTGGTACCACTTTAGAACAAAGTATACCGGAGGTGGAAACTGTTGTGCGTATATTAATGCTTCAGTTTGATGCGAATAACCTGGTAGAAGTGGGGGAGAAGAATATCTACGAAAAAGGCCGCTTTTTTTCTGACCCGGGATTTTTTGAAATCTTTCAGCTTCCGTTTATTTATGGCACACCAGATAAAGCTCTTGCTGACCCTTCATCTATAGTGATATCAGATAAGTTTGCCCTGAGAGCCTTCGGCGAGATCAATCCTGTTGGAAAGGAGGTAACCGTTAATAAACTTCCATACATCGTAAGAGGTGTTTTTAGTACTACGGAGCGCTTTCATTTGCCTGTGAATTTTGTGTTTTCGCTAAAAGCTGCAGAGTTGCCTGCCGAGCGTATGAAAAATTGGGGATGGCAGCAGTTTTACACCTATGTTAAACTTAAGAAGGGTGCAGATCCAGCACTGGCACAGGCAAAGTTCAGAGAGATTGTTAAACAACAGATCGATCCGGATCGGCATGAACCCTACAAGTACCTGCCATTCCTGCAGCCCCTGAACGAGGTATACCTGTACTCTGCTAATTTTAAGTTCGACCAGTCTATAAAAGGCAATATAACGTATGTGAGGGCACTTGGTATCATTGCCTTTTTCATTTTACTCATAGCCTGCTTCAATTTCGTGAATCTTGCCACTGCCAAGTCGATGCAGCGTGCAAAAGAGGTGGGCGTAAGAAAGGCGATAGGTGCTAGCCGAGGCCAGTTAATATTCCAGTTTATCGGAGAAACGGTTTTGCTTACCCTTATCAGTGTTATTTTCTCTGCGGCACTGACCTCTCTTATTCTCCCTTCACTCAATGCTTTTACCGGTAAAGAAATGCAGTTTAATGTGTTCACTACTCCTGCTATTCTTTTGCTGTTGCTTCTGCTTACACTGGTGGTGGGCATACTGGCCGGTTTTTATCCGGCTTTGGTTTTATCCGGTTTCAAGCCTGTAAAAGTTCTTAAAAGTTCGGTAGTTGTAGATGCTAAAGCAGGTAAGATACAGTGGCTTCGGCATGGGCTAATTGTGGTGCAGTTTGCTTTGTCAATTTTTCTGATCATTTGTGCCTCCATTGTACATAGACAGGTGTCTTACCTGCACAACAAAGACTTAGGCTTTAATAAGGAACAGATTATGTTCTTCACGATGAGGGGAGAGAATATGTTCGAAAACTATGAAACCTTTAAAGGTGAAATACTGAAAGGCACAGGAATTAAGGATGTATCCATCGGCTATGGTTTTCCCGGTGATGCTACGGCAGGTGATGGGGTTATTGTTCCGAAAGAAGGGGAGAAAGAGCATCAACCGGTCTCCATGCTCATGGTGGATTTTGATTATATCAACACACTTGATATTAAAGTAGTGGCAGGGAGGCCTTTTTCCAGAGAATTTAAAACGGATGCAGATCATGGGTTCATGCTGAACGAGACCGCTGTGAGAAAACTTGGTTACGGCACTCCGGAAAAGGCGCTTGGGCAGACCTTGTACTGGCCTACGTGGGATAACCCTGATTCGCTGAAAGAAGGAAAAGTAATTGGTGTAGTTAAAGACTTCCACTTTAAAAGCCTCTACGACGAAATGGATCCGACAGTACTACAGATTTACAGTGGCGCTAATATTAAAGTGGCAGTAAAAATGGAGCCTGTAAATATTAGTGGTGCTATAGACCATGTGAAAACGGTTTGGAGCAAATTCTCACCTGACTATCCGATAGAATACATCTTTATGGATGAGAACTTTGAAAAGATGTATAAGGCCGAAGATAAATTAAAGTCGCTGCTAACTATTTTTACAGCCATTGCCATTTTTGTAGCCTGCCTTGGCCTTTTCGGACTGGCAGCCTATTCAGCAGAACGCAGAAAAAAAGAAATCGGCATCCGCAAAGTATTAGGAGCCGAAACCTCTTCTATTGTTACGCTGCTCTCCAAAGACTTTCTGAAGCTGGTTTTGGTGGCAGCCCTTATAGCTTTTCCATTGGCCTGGTATGCGATGCAACAGTGGCTGCAGGATTTTGCTTATCGCATCGATATTCCTGTATGGATATTTGCTTTTGCAGCACTGGTGGCGGCTGTACTGGCTTTCATTACAATCAGCTACCAGGCTGTTAAAGCCGCAACAACTAATCCTGTTCTGAACCTGAGAATGGAGTAG
- a CDS encoding sigma-54 dependent transcriptional regulator → MLLKKASILVVDDDTDVLTAVRLLLRPQVKEIVTEKNPESLPSLLQQQAFDVILLDMNFKSALNTGNEGLFWLQQIRQMKSRAAVIMITAYADIDLAIRSLKHGAFDFVVKPWHNEKLLATITDALHSKEAGPKITLSKQSTATVETELLGESGAMQDILLKIRKVAPTDANILILGENGTGKELVAKAIHQYSRRADKPFVKVDVGALTESLFESELFGHKKGAFTDAREDRAGRFEAAKEGTIFLDEIGNISLHQQSKLLSVLQNRQVIRLGSNEPTDINVRLLCATNLPLADLANEARFRKDLIYRINTVEIIIPPLRERGHDIILLANHFIKVYASKYMKPVPELGKSTREKLLHYHFPGNVRELQYAIERAVIMADTEVLEAGDILFSPIESAPAAKLLQEETNLEELEKATILRVLEKHGGNLSKAAKELGITRTALYRRLNKYEL, encoded by the coding sequence ATGCTGTTAAAAAAGGCCTCCATACTGGTTGTTGACGATGATACTGATGTACTGACAGCAGTGCGCCTGCTGTTAAGGCCACAGGTAAAGGAAATAGTCACGGAGAAAAACCCTGAAAGCCTGCCTTCGCTGTTACAGCAGCAAGCGTTTGATGTGATCCTGCTGGACATGAACTTTAAAAGCGCCCTAAATACTGGAAATGAAGGATTGTTCTGGCTGCAGCAGATCCGGCAGATGAAATCGAGGGCAGCAGTCATTATGATTACAGCCTATGCCGATATAGATCTTGCTATACGATCTTTAAAACATGGGGCGTTTGACTTTGTGGTAAAGCCCTGGCATAACGAAAAGCTTCTAGCTACCATAACTGATGCCCTTCACAGCAAAGAGGCCGGACCTAAAATAACCTTGTCCAAGCAGTCAACGGCAACAGTAGAAACGGAGTTGTTAGGCGAATCAGGGGCTATGCAGGATATCCTTCTCAAAATAAGGAAAGTAGCGCCCACAGATGCCAATATTCTTATCTTGGGTGAAAATGGAACAGGGAAAGAATTAGTGGCCAAAGCCATTCACCAATACTCCCGACGAGCTGATAAACCTTTTGTAAAAGTTGATGTGGGCGCGCTCACAGAATCGCTTTTCGAAAGCGAACTGTTCGGCCATAAAAAAGGGGCCTTTACAGATGCACGTGAAGATAGAGCTGGCCGTTTTGAGGCTGCAAAAGAAGGCACTATTTTCCTGGACGAGATTGGGAATATTTCGCTGCACCAGCAGTCGAAGCTGTTGAGCGTTTTGCAGAACAGGCAGGTTATCAGGTTAGGCTCTAACGAACCTACAGACATTAACGTGCGTCTGCTCTGTGCCACCAATCTCCCTCTTGCTGACCTGGCAAACGAGGCGCGTTTCCGTAAAGACTTGATTTACCGCATCAATACCGTAGAAATTATAATTCCTCCTCTTCGGGAACGCGGGCATGATATTATACTTCTGGCTAATCATTTTATAAAGGTATACGCCTCAAAGTATATGAAGCCTGTGCCAGAGTTGGGCAAATCGACCCGGGAAAAGCTGTTGCATTATCATTTTCCGGGTAATGTGCGGGAGTTGCAGTATGCGATAGAGCGAGCCGTTATTATGGCTGATACCGAAGTGCTGGAAGCCGGCGATATTCTTTTTTCACCCATCGAATCAGCTCCGGCAGCAAAACTCCTGCAGGAAGAGACGAATCTGGAAGAATTGGAAAAGGCAACGATACTGCGGGTACTTGAAAAACACGGCGGTAACCTGAGCAAAGCCGCCAAAGAACTTGGCATAACAAGAACAGCGCTTTACCGACGCCTGAACAAGTATGAACTTTAA
- a CDS encoding PAS domain-containing sensor histidine kinase has translation MNFKGFKIKLILRVLLLCITLSTPSIAIVNNGAELLVFILPLLLFQVIELIRFLHQAQDELAQFIEAVQYRDFSRNYNTKNTSTDLQVLRQSFNQINYTFKTISRERETQYQNLQKIMELVNTGILTYNLENGEVVLMNESLKKLLHVPFLKSIHALKKRDEALYAAVQRLLPGHTIIATAQTDYIEKRYSKVLLSATSFQNNDHTYKLVAFQNINEALDETESLAWQKLLNVMTHEIMNSVAPISSLADTLKNRLHQTDYTQITADDIEDLEVGISTIKRRSEGLLRFAETYRNLNKITTLNLEHIAVKELFSNLKGLMQPTLEQRHISLEIIVSDPDISLQADPNLLDQVLINLLVNAIEAVKAKTNPLITLSASLATDGKVVIRVRDNGTGMSKEVQEKIFIPFFSTKKQGSGIGLSLCKQIIMLHRGTIQVQSAEGEGTAFTLRFG, from the coding sequence ATGAACTTTAAAGGTTTTAAAATAAAACTTATTCTGCGGGTTCTGCTGCTGTGCATTACCTTAAGCACCCCCAGCATTGCTATTGTAAATAATGGTGCTGAACTCCTGGTTTTTATTTTACCCCTGCTCTTGTTCCAGGTAATAGAACTGATCCGATTTCTGCATCAGGCACAGGATGAGCTCGCTCAGTTTATCGAGGCCGTTCAATACCGGGACTTCTCCAGGAACTACAATACAAAAAATACATCTACAGATTTACAGGTACTCCGCCAGAGCTTCAACCAGATCAATTATACCTTTAAAACCATCAGCCGCGAAAGAGAAACACAATACCAGAACCTGCAAAAGATAATGGAGCTGGTAAACACAGGTATTTTAACTTATAATCTGGAAAACGGCGAGGTGGTACTGATGAATGAATCTTTAAAAAAATTGCTGCATGTGCCTTTCCTGAAAAGTATCCATGCCTTAAAGAAAAGAGATGAAGCCTTATATGCGGCAGTGCAACGCCTGCTACCCGGGCATACCATTATAGCTACTGCACAGACAGATTATATTGAGAAGCGATATTCTAAAGTGCTTTTATCTGCCACTTCTTTTCAAAATAATGATCATACCTACAAACTTGTGGCATTTCAAAATATAAATGAGGCATTGGACGAAACGGAATCGCTTGCGTGGCAAAAGCTGTTGAACGTTATGACACACGAGATCATGAACTCAGTGGCACCGATTTCATCTTTAGCTGACACTTTGAAAAACCGCCTGCACCAAACAGACTATACACAAATTACAGCTGATGACATAGAAGACCTGGAAGTCGGTATCAGCACGATTAAACGAAGAAGCGAAGGATTGCTACGCTTCGCAGAAACTTATCGCAACCTGAACAAAATTACGACCCTTAACCTGGAACATATAGCGGTGAAAGAGCTTTTCTCGAACCTGAAAGGGTTGATGCAGCCAACACTTGAGCAAAGGCATATTTCACTTGAAATTATAGTAAGCGACCCTGACATTTCGCTACAGGCCGACCCAAACCTGCTGGACCAGGTACTGATTAACCTGCTGGTAAACGCCATAGAAGCGGTTAAAGCTAAAACAAATCCTCTCATTACTTTATCTGCTTCTTTAGCTACTGATGGTAAAGTAGTTATCCGTGTTAGAGATAATGGTACCGGCATGTCTAAAGAAGTGCAGGAAAAAATCTTTATCCCTTTTTTCAGCACCAAAAAACAAGGAAGCGGCATAGGGCTCAGCCTGTGTAAACAAATCATCATGCTGCATCGTGGCACTATACAGGTACAATCTGCAGAGGGAGAAGGCACAGCGTTTACGCTCCGCTTTGGATAA
- a CDS encoding DUF4097 family beta strand repeat-containing protein translates to MKRNILILLILLWCAKAFAQDNAVEEIVVPLTKPNESGTLDAGLIFGSIKVTGTKGKEVVVRASQGAARTRSRANSGQANTQAGLRKITDSSLNLTVTEQNNAVKVSTDAVTKPIDLEILVPQNFNLKISTVNNGDLTVSNVNGNLELDNVNGNIILENVSGNAVANTTNGKVQANFLRWDSQKPMAFSTLNGNVDITVPANAKFDVKLSSDRGEIFTDFDIAAQKASAKAGGRTDSGIYKVTLAEFITGKVNGGGSEIMIKNMNGNIYLRKGK, encoded by the coding sequence ATGAAACGTAACATCCTTATATTACTAATACTACTATGGTGTGCCAAGGCTTTTGCACAGGACAATGCAGTAGAAGAGATCGTAGTGCCTCTTACCAAACCTAACGAAAGCGGGACTTTAGATGCAGGCCTTATCTTTGGTTCTATTAAAGTTACTGGCACAAAAGGCAAAGAAGTTGTGGTCAGGGCAAGCCAGGGAGCTGCCAGAACCCGATCCAGGGCAAATAGCGGACAGGCAAATACACAGGCTGGTTTAAGAAAAATAACAGACTCAAGTTTAAATCTGACTGTAACGGAGCAAAACAATGCAGTTAAAGTCTCTACCGATGCAGTTACTAAACCTATCGACCTGGAGATACTGGTACCACAGAATTTTAACCTTAAAATATCAACAGTAAACAATGGCGACTTAACAGTAAGTAATGTAAACGGCAACCTGGAACTGGACAATGTAAATGGCAACATAATACTTGAAAATGTATCGGGTAATGCCGTTGCAAATACAACCAATGGGAAAGTACAGGCAAACTTCCTGCGTTGGGACAGTCAGAAGCCCATGGCGTTCTCTACTTTAAATGGGAATGTAGATATTACGGTGCCTGCCAACGCCAAATTTGATGTTAAGCTTAGCTCCGACAGAGGCGAAATTTTTACAGACTTTGATATTGCTGCACAAAAAGCATCGGCTAAAGCAGGTGGAAGGACCGATAGCGGAATTTATAAAGTTACTTTGGCTGAATTTATTACCGGCAAGGTAAATGGCGGTGGTTCCGAAATCATGATCAAGAACATGAACGGTAATATCTATCTTAGAAAGGGAAAGTAA
- a CDS encoding DUF4097 family beta strand repeat-containing protein translates to MSIVKQIIWLIIFLLNGIGLMAQQHTEKIVREFTFNRKSPENVLRIENIDGFVHVVTHNSNKVVLEVERVIKPINPNGLRKAQEELKLEFEVSGDSIISYLKAPFIHAKRNNPGKGRNLNIDREPDYRFTHNFTVKVPQNTNVSVETINNGDISIQNLNANSIVARIINGPITLENVSGDLDAKTINGKLTVTYQENPKWEANLETLNGDIELFYQKALSATINFSSFNGDLYTDLADLQKLSPKIEKTNSSDGAKTTFKVDKATSFRTGGGTAQLNLKTFNGKVIVKSGS, encoded by the coding sequence ATGAGCATTGTAAAACAAATTATCTGGCTGATTATATTTCTTCTGAACGGAATAGGATTAATGGCTCAGCAACACACTGAGAAAATTGTAAGAGAATTTACTTTTAACCGAAAATCACCAGAAAATGTGCTTCGCATCGAAAATATAGATGGCTTTGTGCACGTGGTAACGCATAACAGCAACAAGGTAGTACTGGAAGTAGAGCGGGTAATTAAACCCATAAATCCGAACGGACTTCGGAAAGCACAGGAAGAACTGAAGCTGGAATTCGAGGTAAGCGGTGACAGTATCATCAGTTACCTGAAAGCTCCCTTTATCCATGCTAAAAGAAATAACCCAGGTAAGGGCAGAAATTTAAACATTGATCGGGAGCCGGATTATAGGTTTACACATAACTTTACAGTTAAAGTGCCTCAGAATACCAATGTTTCTGTGGAAACCATTAACAACGGCGACATTAGCATACAGAATTTAAATGCTAACTCCATCGTTGCCCGAATTATAAACGGACCTATTACCTTGGAAAATGTTTCCGGTGATCTGGATGCCAAAACGATCAATGGAAAACTCACGGTCACTTACCAGGAAAACCCAAAGTGGGAGGCAAACCTGGAAACCCTGAACGGAGATATTGAACTGTTCTATCAGAAGGCGCTGTCCGCCACGATCAACTTCAGTTCTTTTAATGGAGATTTATATACTGATCTGGCCGACCTGCAAAAGCTCTCCCCGAAGATAGAGAAAACAAACTCTTCCGACGGCGCCAAAACAACCTTTAAGGTCGATAAAGCAACTTCATTTAGAACAGGAGGAGGCACGGCTCAGTTGAATTTAAAAACCTTTAATGGGAAAGTGATTGTAAAATCTGGAAGCTAG
- a CDS encoding HEAT repeat domain-containing protein, protein MSEEKYQVMILEYLEGNLTAEQVTTFEALLADGKIQASEVEAMRETLYRFSSLPEPEPGAGLEHKFYRMLSTEIERTELAKPQLTWSMLWNSLAEMLSPVKLAYTLLMFGFGFFAAWLTFSPAQQPAQHPDTQMLAMELKQVKEMLFTTLIEQPAAVDRLKAVNISYEIADADEKVIQALFNSLNHDSNVNVRLAAVEALKLHAANPTVRAQLIQSINKQDSPMVQIALADLMQALQEKNAVPQLRQLLDDENTNEFVKDKIKESINVLI, encoded by the coding sequence GAAATATCAGGTAATGATACTGGAGTACCTGGAGGGAAACCTGACAGCGGAGCAGGTAACAACGTTTGAAGCTTTATTGGCCGATGGTAAAATACAAGCCAGCGAGGTAGAGGCAATGCGGGAAACATTATACCGTTTTTCATCACTACCTGAACCCGAACCCGGTGCTGGGCTTGAGCACAAGTTCTATCGTATGCTCTCGACTGAAATAGAGCGAACGGAGCTTGCTAAACCTCAGCTCACCTGGAGCATGCTCTGGAATAGCCTGGCAGAGATGCTTAGCCCGGTTAAGCTGGCTTATACGCTGCTTATGTTTGGGTTCGGTTTTTTTGCTGCCTGGCTGACTTTTTCTCCTGCACAGCAACCAGCACAACACCCGGACACCCAGATGCTGGCTATGGAGCTAAAGCAGGTAAAGGAAATGCTTTTCACTACTTTAATTGAACAACCAGCCGCAGTAGACAGACTGAAAGCTGTTAATATTTCCTACGAAATAGCTGACGCTGATGAGAAGGTAATTCAGGCCCTCTTCAACTCCCTGAACCACGACTCAAATGTGAATGTGCGGCTGGCTGCCGTCGAAGCTTTAAAATTACATGCTGCGAACCCTACCGTACGAGCACAACTGATCCAGTCGATTAACAAGCAGGACTCCCCGATGGTACAGATCGCATTGGCCGACCTGATGCAGGCGCTACAGGAGAAGAATGCGGTGCCCCAACTACGGCAGTTGCTGGATGATGAGAACACAAATGAATTTGTGAAAGATAAAATCAAAGAGAGTATAAACGTCTTAATCTGA